GGCCGCCGGGTGCGGGCCCCTGACATGAAACGGCAACCACGTTGCACCGTGAGCCGGCCTCGAGCCGGTTTTTTTTCGACCAAAGGAGCTGAAGCATGACCATTGCTGAATTGAAGGCCAGGCTCGCGGACCTGCACGAAACCGCGAAAGCCATCCAGGCGCAGGCCGACGCCGAAAAGCGCGACCTCACCGACGACGAGAGCGCGCGCATCGAGGCGATCTTCGCCGAGTTCGACTCGGTCGAGGCCGACATCAAGCGCCGCGAGCGCATGGAAGCGCAGTCCAACCGGCTGACCGAACCCGGTCCGCGCCCCACGGCGCCGACGGCGCCGACCACCGTGCCGGATCCGGAACCGGTGCCCCAGGCCGGCAACCGCCAACGCGGCAGCGACGGTCTGCAGCACACCACGCTGCGCCCGCAGCACGAGCGCCAGCGGTGGGGTGGCAGAACCTTCGGCGACTTCGCCAAGGCCGTTCTGCGTGCCTCTCGTGGCCAGGACGTGGATGACCGCCTGCGCAACGCCAGCCTGAGCACTTACGGCAGCGAAGACGTGGGCGCCGATGGCGGCTTTGCAGTGCCTCCGGAATGGCGCGGCCAGATCATGACCATGGTCAACGGCGAGGACTCGCTGCTGTCCCGCACCGACATGCAGCCGATTTCTGGCAACAGCATCGTTTTCCCGGTGGACGAGACCACGCCGTGGCAATCGACCGGCGGCATCCAGACCTACTGGGGCAAGGAAGCGGCCGCTCAGACGCAGAGCAAGGTAAGCCTTCAGCCCCTGTCGCTGCGCCTGGACAAGCTCACGTGCCTGGTGCCGGTCACCGACGAGCTGCTCGAGGACGCCCCGGCCATGGCCACCTACGTGCCGAGCAAGGCCGGCC
The sequence above is drawn from the Gemmatimonadota bacterium genome and encodes:
- a CDS encoding phage major capsid protein, with amino-acid sequence MTIAELKARLADLHETAKAIQAQADAEKRDLTDDESARIEAIFAEFDSVEADIKRRERMEAQSNRLTEPGPRPTAPTAPTTVPDPEPVPQAGNRQRGSDGLQHTTLRPQHERQRWGGRTFGDFAKAVLRASRGQDVDDRLRNASLSTYGSEDVGADGGFAVPPEWRGQIMTMVNGEDSLLSRTDMQPISGNSIVFPVDETTPWQSTGGIQTYWGKEAAAQTQSKVSLQPLSLRLDKLTCLVPVTDELLEDAPAMATYVPSKAGQKLNFKVNDAIINGDGAGMPLGLVNAPCKVTVSKEGSQAADTLVAQNILKMYARMPAANRARAVWLINQDVEPQLLNLNITFRDIVGSAGIAAGAAAYLPPGGLSGSPYATLMGRPILPTEACGTVGDLGDIVFVDLGAYLTAVKSGGNGLGIKSDVSMHLWFDQGATAFRFTMRMAGRPWLSAPIARKNGSNTLSPVVVLEAR